The proteins below come from a single Aptenodytes patagonicus chromosome 2, bAptPat1.pri.cur, whole genome shotgun sequence genomic window:
- the TTC39C gene encoding tetratricopeptide repeat protein 39C isoform X1 produces the protein MAGSEQPPPRREDGEAPLPIEDAELALAGINMLLNNGFRESDQLFKKYRNHSPLMSFGASFVSFLNAMMTFEEEKMQLACDDLKATEKLCESEEAGVIETIKNKIKKNVDGRKSTLSMIDRLQRQIIVADCQVYLAVLSFVKQELSAYIKGGWILRKAWKIYNKCYTDINTLQEIYQKKTTQESLTSDAANDNHIAAEGVTEDSLNRLKGAVSFGYGLFHLCISMVPPNLLKIINLLGFPGDRLQGLSSLMYASESKDMKAPLATLALLWYHTVVRPFFALDGSDNKAGLKEAKEILAKKESAYPNSSLFMFFKGRIQRLECQINSALTSFNTALELATDQREIQHVCLYEIGWCSMIEMNFKDAFESFERLKNESRWSQCYYAYLTAVCQGATGDVSGAQNVFKEVQKLFKRKNNQIEQFSVKKADRFRKQMPTKELCVLASIEVLYLWKALPNCSLSNLQHMSQACQDVDDSSAVGLRNLLLGAIHKCLGNSEDAVQFFQRAAKDELCRQNNLYVQPYACYELGCLLLDNPETVPRGKTLLLQAKFLHFKMKQKKKLLGRPAFLLKTTCARDTFLVWSELVWLSRTLQILSKSKSTRKKVK, from the exons aaacCATAGCCCATTAATGAGTTTTGGAGCCAGTTTTGTCAGTTTTTTG AATGCTATGATGACatttgaagaagagaaaatgcagctggcaTGTGATGACTTAAAGGCTACAGAGAAACTTTGTGAAAGTGAAGAAGCTGGAGTTATAGAAACAatcaagaataaaattaaaaagaat GTTGATGGACGAAAATCCACTCTATCCATGATAGATCGTCTACAAAGACAAATAATTGTAGCAGACTGTCAAGTCTACTTGGCTGTGCTCTCATTTGTAAAACAGGAGTTATCAG caTACATAAAAGGTGGGTGGATACTCCGAAAAGCCTGGAAAATTTACAATAAGTGCTATACGGACATTAATACACTTCAGGAAATATATCAGAAGAAAACAACTCAGGAATCATTGACTTCTGATGCTGCAAATGATAATCATATTGCTGCAGAAGGTGTAACGGAGGATTCGCTAAACAGACTGAAAGGTGCTGTTAGCTTTGGATATGGACTTTTTCATCTTTGCATATCCATGGTGCCCCCAAACCTGCTCAAAATCATCAACCTGCTGGGTTTTCCTGGAGACCGCCTACAGGGGCTTTCTTCACTGATGTATGCAAGTGAAAGTAAGGACATGAAGGCCCCTTTAGCTAC aTTAGCTCTGTTGTGGTACCACACAGTTGTTCGTCCCTTTTTTGCCCTTGATGGCAGCGATAACAAGGCAGGAttgaaagaggcaaaagaaattcTTGCAAAAAAAGAATCTGCTTATCCAAATTCTTCTCTGTTTATGTTCTTCAAGGGAAGGATACAGCGATTAGAG TGTCAAATCAATAGTGCCTTGACCTCATTTAATACTGCTTTGGAACTTGCAACAGACCAAAGGGAGATTCAACATGTCTGCTTATATGAAATAG GTTGGTGCAGCATGATAGAGATGAATTTCAAAGATGCATTTGAATCTTTTGAGAGGCTTAAAAATGAATCCAGGTGGTCCCAGTGCTACTATGCTTATTTAACAGCAG TGTGTCAAGGAGCCACTGGTGATGTCAGTGGTGCTCAGAATGTGTTCAAGGAAGTTCagaagcttttcaaaagaaaaaacaatcagattgaacaattttcagtgaaaaag GCAGAtagatttagaaaacaaatgccGACCAAAGAGCTCTGTGTCCTGGCATCCATTGAAGTATTGTACTTATGGAAAGCCCTTCCAAACTGTTCCCTCTCAAACTTACAGCATATGAGCCAAG CTTGTCAGGATGTTGATGATTCATCAGCTGTTGGTTTGAGAAACTTGCTTCTTGGTGCCATACACAAATGCTTAGGAAATTCTGAAGATGCTGTTCAG tTCTTTCAGCGAGCTGCTAAGGATGAACTGTGCCGTCAAAACAACTTATATGTTCAGCCATATGCTTGCTATGAACTTGGCTGTCTTCTATTAGACAATCCAGAG ACTGTGCCAAGAGGTAAAACCTTACTTCTCCAAGCCAAG TTTCTGCACTTTaagatgaagcagaagaaaaagctgttggGAAGaccagcttttcttctgaaaaccacTTGTGCCAGAGACACTTTCCTAGTATGGTCAGAGTTGGTATGGCTTAGTAGAACATTACAAATTTTAAGTAAAAGTAAATCAACCAGGAAGAAGGTTAAGTGA
- the TTC39C gene encoding tetratricopeptide repeat protein 39C isoform X2 produces the protein MAGSEQPPPRREDGEAPLPIEDAELALAGINMLLNNGFRESDQLFKKYRNHSPLMSFGASFVSFLNAMMTFEEEKMQLACDDLKATEKLCESEEAGVIETIKNKIKKNVDGRKSTLSMIDRLQRQIIVADCQVYLAVLSFVKQELSAYIKGGWILRKAWKIYNKCYTDINTLQEIYQKKTTQESLTSDAANDNHIAAEGVTEDSLNRLKGAVSFGYGLFHLCISMVPPNLLKIINLLGFPGDRLQGLSSLMYASESKDMKAPLATLALLWYHTVVRPFFALDGSDNKAGLKEAKEILAKKESAYPNSSLFMFFKGRIQRLECQINSALTSFNTALELATDQREIQHVCLYEIGWCSMIEMNFKDAFESFERLKNESRWSQCYYAYLTAVCQGATGDVSGAQNVFKEVQKLFKRKNNQIEQFSVKKADRFRKQMPTKELCVLASIEVLYLWKALPNCSLSNLQHMSQACQDVDDSSAVGLRNLLLGAIHKCLGNSEDAVQFFQRAAKDELCRQNNLYVQPYACYELGCLLLDNPETVPRGKTLLLQAKEEFTGYDFENRLHVRIHAALASLREVVPQ, from the exons aaacCATAGCCCATTAATGAGTTTTGGAGCCAGTTTTGTCAGTTTTTTG AATGCTATGATGACatttgaagaagagaaaatgcagctggcaTGTGATGACTTAAAGGCTACAGAGAAACTTTGTGAAAGTGAAGAAGCTGGAGTTATAGAAACAatcaagaataaaattaaaaagaat GTTGATGGACGAAAATCCACTCTATCCATGATAGATCGTCTACAAAGACAAATAATTGTAGCAGACTGTCAAGTCTACTTGGCTGTGCTCTCATTTGTAAAACAGGAGTTATCAG caTACATAAAAGGTGGGTGGATACTCCGAAAAGCCTGGAAAATTTACAATAAGTGCTATACGGACATTAATACACTTCAGGAAATATATCAGAAGAAAACAACTCAGGAATCATTGACTTCTGATGCTGCAAATGATAATCATATTGCTGCAGAAGGTGTAACGGAGGATTCGCTAAACAGACTGAAAGGTGCTGTTAGCTTTGGATATGGACTTTTTCATCTTTGCATATCCATGGTGCCCCCAAACCTGCTCAAAATCATCAACCTGCTGGGTTTTCCTGGAGACCGCCTACAGGGGCTTTCTTCACTGATGTATGCAAGTGAAAGTAAGGACATGAAGGCCCCTTTAGCTAC aTTAGCTCTGTTGTGGTACCACACAGTTGTTCGTCCCTTTTTTGCCCTTGATGGCAGCGATAACAAGGCAGGAttgaaagaggcaaaagaaattcTTGCAAAAAAAGAATCTGCTTATCCAAATTCTTCTCTGTTTATGTTCTTCAAGGGAAGGATACAGCGATTAGAG TGTCAAATCAATAGTGCCTTGACCTCATTTAATACTGCTTTGGAACTTGCAACAGACCAAAGGGAGATTCAACATGTCTGCTTATATGAAATAG GTTGGTGCAGCATGATAGAGATGAATTTCAAAGATGCATTTGAATCTTTTGAGAGGCTTAAAAATGAATCCAGGTGGTCCCAGTGCTACTATGCTTATTTAACAGCAG TGTGTCAAGGAGCCACTGGTGATGTCAGTGGTGCTCAGAATGTGTTCAAGGAAGTTCagaagcttttcaaaagaaaaaacaatcagattgaacaattttcagtgaaaaag GCAGAtagatttagaaaacaaatgccGACCAAAGAGCTCTGTGTCCTGGCATCCATTGAAGTATTGTACTTATGGAAAGCCCTTCCAAACTGTTCCCTCTCAAACTTACAGCATATGAGCCAAG CTTGTCAGGATGTTGATGATTCATCAGCTGTTGGTTTGAGAAACTTGCTTCTTGGTGCCATACACAAATGCTTAGGAAATTCTGAAGATGCTGTTCAG tTCTTTCAGCGAGCTGCTAAGGATGAACTGTGCCGTCAAAACAACTTATATGTTCAGCCATATGCTTGCTATGAACTTGGCTGTCTTCTATTAGACAATCCAGAG ACTGTGCCAAGAGGTAAAACCTTACTTCTCCAAGCCAAG gAGGAATTTACTGGCTATGACTTTGAGAACAGATTGCACGTCCGCATACATGCAGCCTTAGCCTCTCTAAGGGAAGTAGTTCCACAGTGA